A part of Streptomyces sp. NBC_00557 genomic DNA contains:
- a CDS encoding sialidase family protein: MTPRSRLLLTALVLLTSLTVRPPAAAFAEPRTGCAGSMPYVSGRGGYAVYRIPALVRTRHGTLLAFAEGRRSGPADTGAIDVVLRRSTDGGCTWGPLTVVAAGHGDTRGNPAPVVDPRTGAVVLVTCSHSGRLTEEQIRRGAGERRVFVQRSRDDGRHFTPPVDITASVKRPGWTWYATGPGHAVALTRGPHSPTGSAPVRLLVPADHSGSGSPSDGGHALYSDDGGRTWHLGFVTEPHGGAIRPNETTAAQLPDGRVYFNARDQYGSAPGNRLDTYSSDGGATLDRPYAVQPTLNAVPVVQGSLLQLRGRSAPLLFSAPSAPTARRALAIWSSTDAGRTFTRLLTLSDRPAAYSDLVQLDPRTIGVLYETGSVRPYDTLEFRSLAVPEG, translated from the coding sequence GTGACACCGAGAAGCCGCCTCCTGCTCACCGCCCTCGTGCTCCTCACCTCGCTCACCGTCCGCCCGCCGGCGGCGGCCTTCGCCGAGCCGCGCACCGGCTGCGCCGGGTCCATGCCGTACGTCTCCGGCCGCGGCGGCTACGCCGTCTATCGCATCCCCGCCCTGGTGCGCACCCGGCACGGCACCCTCCTGGCCTTCGCCGAAGGGCGGCGCAGCGGCCCCGCGGACACCGGCGCCATCGACGTCGTGCTGCGCCGCTCCACCGACGGCGGCTGCACCTGGGGTCCGCTGACCGTGGTGGCCGCCGGGCACGGCGACACCCGGGGCAACCCGGCACCGGTCGTGGACCCGCGCACCGGCGCCGTCGTCCTGGTGACCTGCTCCCACAGCGGCAGGCTGACGGAGGAGCAGATCCGGCGCGGTGCGGGGGAGCGCCGGGTGTTCGTGCAGCGCAGCCGGGACGACGGCCGGCACTTCACACCGCCCGTGGACATCACGGCGTCGGTGAAGCGGCCCGGCTGGACCTGGTACGCCACCGGCCCCGGCCATGCCGTCGCCCTCACCCGGGGCCCGCACTCCCCCACAGGGAGTGCCCCCGTCCGGCTGCTGGTCCCCGCCGACCACTCCGGCTCCGGCTCCCCGTCCGACGGCGGCCACGCCCTCTACAGCGACGACGGCGGCCGCACCTGGCACCTCGGTTTCGTGACCGAGCCGCACGGCGGCGCGATCCGCCCCAACGAGACGACCGCCGCCCAACTCCCCGACGGGCGCGTCTACTTCAACGCCCGCGACCAGTACGGCAGCGCGCCGGGCAACCGCCTCGACACCTACTCCTCCGACGGCGGCGCCACCCTCGACCGGCCCTACGCCGTCCAGCCCACCCTGAACGCCGTCCCGGTCGTCCAGGGCAGCCTCCTCCAGCTCCGCGGCCGCAGCGCCCCGCTGCTCTTCTCGGCCCCCTCCGCGCCGACCGCCCGCCGCGCCCTCGCGATCTGGTCGAGCACGGACGCCGGCCGCACCTTCACCAGGCTGCTCACCCTCTCGGACCGCCCGGCCGCCTACTCCGACCTGGTCCAACTGGACCCCCGCACGATCGGCGTCCTGTACGAGACGGGGAGCGTGCGCCCGTACGACACCCTGGAGTTCCGCAGTCTGGCCGTGCCGGAGGGCTAG
- a CDS encoding ABC transporter ATP-binding protein, protein MNAVVEVRDVHVVHKARSGGLFRRDRVYALTGADLTVAAGETVGVVGESGCGKSTLARVLVGVQPPTSGTVAFRGRDLWTMPPAERRVTVGAGVGMVFQDPSTALNRRLTVRRILRDPLDVHQRGTRPEREDRVRELMALVGLPGALADALPGQLSGGQRQRVAIARALALDPALVVADEPTSALDVSVRAQILNLLLDLKERLGLALVFVSHDIQTVRRMSDRVITMYLGRIVEETPADRVTGAARHPYTRALFSATPGLLDPIDPIPLTGPVPSATRPPSGCPFRTRCWKADGRCAEAMPDFSAASRPGHRYRCHHPVQEEESTRDLADLARQEP, encoded by the coding sequence GTGAACGCCGTCGTCGAGGTCCGGGACGTCCATGTCGTGCACAAGGCCCGCAGCGGCGGCCTGTTCCGCCGGGACCGGGTGTACGCCCTGACCGGCGCCGACCTCACCGTGGCCGCCGGGGAAACGGTGGGCGTGGTGGGCGAGTCCGGGTGCGGGAAGTCGACGCTGGCGCGGGTGCTGGTCGGCGTGCAGCCGCCGACGTCCGGGACGGTGGCCTTCCGCGGGCGGGACCTGTGGACGATGCCGCCCGCCGAGCGCCGGGTCACCGTCGGCGCGGGCGTCGGCATGGTCTTCCAGGACCCGTCGACGGCGCTGAACCGGCGGCTGACGGTGCGGCGGATCCTGCGCGACCCGCTGGACGTGCACCAGCGCGGCACGCGGCCCGAACGGGAGGACAGGGTACGGGAGTTGATGGCGCTCGTCGGCCTCCCCGGGGCCCTCGCGGACGCCCTGCCCGGTCAGCTCTCCGGCGGCCAGCGGCAGCGCGTCGCCATCGCCCGCGCGCTCGCCCTGGACCCGGCGCTGGTCGTCGCCGACGAGCCGACCAGCGCGCTCGACGTGTCGGTCCGCGCGCAGATCCTCAATCTCCTGCTGGACCTGAAGGAGCGCCTCGGGCTCGCCCTGGTGTTCGTCTCGCACGACATCCAGACGGTACGGCGGATGAGCGACCGGGTGATCACCATGTACCTGGGCCGGATCGTGGAGGAGACCCCGGCCGACCGGGTCACCGGCGCCGCCCGGCACCCGTACACCCGCGCCCTGTTCTCCGCCACGCCCGGCCTGCTGGACCCGATCGACCCGATCCCGCTGACCGGCCCGGTGCCCTCGGCGACCCGGCCGCCCAGCGGCTGCCCGTTCCGCACCCGCTGCTGGAAGGCGGACGGGCGGTGCGCCGAGGCGATGCCGGACTTCTCGGCCGCGTCACGGCCCGGACACCGCTACCGGTGCCACCATCCTGTGCAGGAGGAGGAATCGACCCGAGACCTAGCAGACCTAGCACGCCAGGAGCCCTGA
- a CDS encoding dipeptide/oligopeptide/nickel ABC transporter permease/ATP-binding protein — MVTRAPLAERLSRPGGVRLRAWRRLPPLSKAAVCFLAVVLLVAVLAPLLAPDDPLDQQEPAGGSGHPSAAHWLGQDSLGRDILSRLMYGARWSLAIGLGATALALVAGALLGALAATSRKAVDETLMRCLDVVMAFPGIALAAVLVAVFGGGIGVLICAIAFLFTPPVARVVRANVLDQYGEDYVTAERVIGARTPHIVLRHVAVNCAAPVLVFCTVQVAEAIVFEASLSFIGAGVRPPDPSWGSVIADGKNMVLTGGWWATVFPGLLILLTVLSLNILSEGLSDAWAAPAPREVEAPPEGAPAADRLQTPEPGSGEVLRLPGLTEAARRLRARARPRPDASAQPVLAVENLTIGFPDRHRGVDVVAGVGFEVYPGEVLGLVGESGCGKSLTALTVMGLQPRGARVGGQVRFRQRELLAEPMRVRRRLLGHEMAMVYQDALSSLNPAMTIRAQLKQLVRRGGRRGPAELLELVGLDPERTLRSYPHELSGGQRQRVLIAMALSREPRLIVADEPTTALDVTVQAQVMELLLRLREELGFALILVSHDLALVADVTDRVVVMYGGQIVESGVTAELVAAPAHHYTRGLLGSVLSLESAEERMTQIKGVVPAPADFPAGCRFAGRCPLATEVCRDRAPVLTGTAAHTAACHHPAVSVEGALQ, encoded by the coding sequence ATGGTCACACGCGCGCCTCTTGCCGAGCGGCTCTCCCGGCCCGGCGGCGTCCGGCTGCGGGCCTGGCGCCGGCTGCCGCCGCTGTCGAAGGCCGCCGTCTGCTTCCTGGCCGTCGTCCTCCTCGTCGCCGTACTCGCCCCGCTGCTCGCCCCGGACGATCCCCTCGACCAGCAGGAGCCGGCCGGCGGCTCCGGGCATCCCTCCGCCGCGCACTGGCTGGGGCAGGACAGCCTCGGCCGGGACATCCTGAGCCGGCTGATGTACGGCGCCCGGTGGTCGCTGGCGATCGGGCTGGGCGCGACCGCGCTCGCCCTGGTCGCCGGCGCCCTGCTCGGCGCGCTCGCGGCCACCTCCCGCAAGGCGGTCGACGAGACGCTGATGCGCTGCCTGGACGTGGTCATGGCGTTCCCGGGCATCGCGCTCGCGGCCGTGCTGGTCGCGGTGTTCGGCGGCGGGATCGGGGTGCTGATCTGCGCCATCGCCTTCCTGTTCACGCCGCCCGTCGCCCGGGTCGTCCGGGCGAACGTCCTCGACCAGTACGGCGAGGACTACGTCACCGCCGAGCGGGTCATCGGCGCCCGCACCCCGCACATCGTGCTGCGGCACGTGGCCGTCAACTGCGCCGCCCCGGTGCTGGTGTTCTGCACGGTGCAGGTCGCCGAGGCCATCGTGTTCGAGGCGTCGCTGTCCTTCATCGGCGCCGGGGTCCGGCCGCCGGACCCGTCCTGGGGCAGTGTCATCGCCGACGGCAAGAACATGGTGCTGACCGGCGGCTGGTGGGCGACCGTCTTCCCCGGGCTGCTGATCCTGCTGACCGTGCTGTCGCTGAACATCCTCTCCGAGGGGCTGTCGGACGCGTGGGCGGCGCCGGCGCCCCGGGAGGTGGAGGCTCCCCCGGAAGGTGCGCCTGCGGCCGACCGGCTGCAGACCCCCGAGCCCGGCAGCGGCGAGGTGCTGCGGCTGCCCGGCCTGACCGAGGCCGCCCGGCGGCTGCGCGCCCGCGCCCGGCCCCGCCCCGACGCCTCCGCGCAGCCGGTGCTCGCCGTGGAGAACCTCACCATCGGCTTCCCGGACCGGCACCGGGGCGTGGACGTCGTCGCCGGGGTCGGCTTCGAGGTGTACCCGGGTGAAGTGCTCGGTCTGGTGGGCGAGTCGGGCTGCGGGAAGTCGCTGACCGCGCTCACCGTCATGGGGCTCCAGCCGCGGGGTGCGCGGGTCGGCGGCCAGGTGCGGTTCCGGCAGCGGGAGCTGCTCGCCGAGCCGATGCGGGTGCGGCGGCGGCTGCTCGGGCACGAGATGGCGATGGTCTACCAGGACGCCCTGTCCTCGCTGAACCCGGCGATGACGATCCGCGCCCAGCTGAAGCAGCTGGTCCGGCGGGGCGGCCGGCGCGGTCCGGCCGAGCTGCTGGAGCTGGTCGGCCTGGACCCGGAGCGCACGCTGCGCAGCTATCCGCACGAGCTGTCCGGCGGGCAGCGGCAGCGGGTGCTGATCGCCATGGCGCTGTCCCGCGAACCCCGGCTGATCGTCGCCGACGAGCCGACGACCGCCCTCGACGTCACCGTGCAGGCCCAGGTGATGGAGCTGCTGCTGCGGCTGCGCGAGGAGCTGGGGTTCGCGCTGATCCTGGTCTCGCATGATCTGGCGCTGGTCGCCGACGTCACCGACCGGGTGGTGGTGATGTACGGCGGGCAGATCGTGGAGAGCGGGGTGACCGCCGAGCTGGTGGCGGCGCCGGCCCACCACTACACGCGCGGGCTGCTCGGCAGCGTGCTGTCGCTGGAGTCGGCCGAGGAGCGGATGACGCAGATCAAGGGGGTCGTCCCCGCCCCGGCCGACTTCCCGGCGGGCTGCCGCTTCGCCGGCCGCTGCCCGCTGGCGACCGAGGTGTGCCGCGACCGGGCGCCCGTCCTCACCGGTACGGCCGCCCACACGGCCGCCTGCCACCATCCGGCCGTATCCGTGGAGGGGGCCCTGCAGTGA
- a CDS encoding M4 family metallopeptidase has protein sequence MTTNGGFEPVFCTIVPPHILDKLAQADDPALSGPARRSLEHDAYQRTKRRLTTVVGAPTAAAPAGAAADQPHRTIYDAHHTQDLPGTEVRAEGSEAGPDATVNRAYAGLGATFELYLKAYGRRSIDGEGLPLNATVHFGESYDNAFWNGEQMVFGDGDNEIFLDFTIPVDVIGHELTHGVTQHTANLEYFGQSGALNESVSDVFGSLIKQYTLGQTAAEADWLIGAGLLAPHVHGTALRSMKAPGTAYDDPRLGKDPQPATMEHYVRTGRDNGGVHINSGIPNHAFYLVATAIGGHAWDRAGQIWYDVLTGGELKSDAVFADFATLTVKAARERYGTGDELQAVQKAWEQVGVRTL, from the coding sequence ATGACGACCAACGGGGGCTTCGAGCCCGTCTTCTGCACGATCGTGCCGCCGCACATCCTCGACAAGCTCGCGCAAGCCGACGACCCCGCGCTCTCCGGCCCGGCCCGCCGGTCCCTGGAGCACGACGCCTACCAGCGCACCAAGCGCCGGCTGACCACGGTCGTCGGCGCGCCCACCGCCGCGGCGCCCGCGGGCGCCGCGGCGGACCAGCCGCACCGCACGATCTACGACGCGCACCACACCCAGGACCTGCCCGGCACCGAGGTCCGCGCGGAGGGCTCCGAGGCGGGCCCGGACGCCACCGTCAACCGCGCCTACGCGGGCCTCGGCGCCACCTTCGAGCTGTACCTGAAGGCCTACGGCCGCCGCTCCATCGACGGCGAGGGCCTCCCGCTGAACGCCACCGTGCACTTCGGGGAGTCGTACGACAACGCCTTCTGGAACGGCGAGCAGATGGTGTTCGGCGACGGCGACAACGAGATCTTCCTCGACTTCACCATCCCGGTCGACGTCATCGGCCACGAGCTGACCCACGGCGTCACGCAGCACACCGCGAACCTGGAGTACTTCGGCCAGTCCGGCGCGCTCAACGAGTCGGTCTCCGACGTCTTCGGCTCCCTGATCAAGCAGTACACCCTCGGCCAGACCGCCGCCGAGGCCGACTGGCTGATCGGCGCCGGGCTGCTCGCCCCGCACGTCCACGGCACCGCGCTGCGCTCGATGAAGGCCCCGGGCACCGCGTACGACGACCCGAGGCTCGGCAAGGACCCGCAGCCGGCGACCATGGAGCACTACGTCCGCACCGGCCGCGACAACGGCGGCGTGCACATCAACTCCGGCATCCCCAACCACGCCTTCTACCTGGTCGCCACGGCCATCGGCGGCCACGCCTGGGACCGGGCCGGGCAGATCTGGTACGACGTCCTCACCGGCGGCGAGCTGAAGAGCGACGCGGTGTTCGCCGACTTCGCCACACTGACGGTGAAGGCGGCGCGGGAGCGGTACGGCACCGGCGACGAGCTCCAGGCCGTGCAGAAGGCGTGGGAACAGGTCGGGGTGCGGACGCTGTAG
- a CDS encoding ABC transporter permease, which yields MTAVARILLRRIALLVPLMLGIVLFVFLVMRFSDVDPASAFFQGANPTPQQLHDFRERNGLLDPLLVRYVHFVGALLHGDLGTSALTRAPVADQVTTALPLTLQLTFLGLALAVVLALLGGVTAAVYRDRIPDQVIRVVSLVGVAAPGFWLALLMIQYLAVDRGWFPTGGYINPADSLTGWLRTMALPAFALSLPVAAQLTRIVRTSVVEELDKDYVRTAIGSGLPPWVVVGRNVLRNALVNPLTVLGLRVGYLLGGAVVIETIFSLPGMGKLMIDAVQNGDPAVVQGVVLTTATGFVVVNLVIDILYLLVNPRLRAG from the coding sequence ATGACGGCCGTCGCACGGATCCTGCTCCGGCGTATCGCCCTGCTCGTGCCGCTGATGCTCGGAATCGTGCTGTTCGTGTTCCTGGTGATGCGGTTCTCGGACGTCGATCCCGCGTCCGCGTTCTTCCAGGGCGCCAATCCGACCCCGCAGCAGCTGCACGACTTCCGGGAGCGCAACGGCCTGCTCGATCCGCTCCTGGTGCGGTACGTCCACTTCGTCGGCGCCCTCCTCCACGGCGACCTCGGCACCAGCGCCCTGACCCGCGCGCCGGTGGCCGACCAGGTCACCACCGCGCTGCCGCTCACCCTCCAGCTGACCTTCCTCGGCCTGGCCCTCGCGGTGGTGCTGGCGCTGCTGGGCGGGGTGACGGCCGCCGTGTACCGGGACCGGATCCCGGACCAGGTGATCCGCGTCGTCTCGCTGGTCGGGGTCGCCGCCCCGGGCTTCTGGCTGGCGCTGCTGATGATCCAGTACCTGGCGGTGGACCGGGGCTGGTTCCCGACCGGCGGTTACATCAACCCGGCCGACTCGCTCACCGGCTGGCTGAGGACCATGGCGTTGCCCGCCTTCGCGCTCTCCCTGCCGGTGGCCGCCCAGCTGACGAGGATCGTGCGGACCTCGGTGGTGGAGGAGCTGGACAAGGACTACGTCCGGACGGCGATCGGCAGCGGGCTGCCGCCGTGGGTCGTCGTCGGCCGGAACGTGCTGCGCAACGCCCTGGTCAATCCGCTGACCGTGCTCGGGCTGCGGGTCGGCTATCTGCTCGGCGGCGCCGTCGTCATCGAGACGATCTTCTCGCTGCCCGGCATGGGCAAGCTGATGATCGACGCCGTGCAGAACGGCGACCCGGCGGTGGTGCAGGGCGTGGTCCTGACCACGGCCACCGGGTTCGTCGTCGTCAACCTCGTCATCGACATCCTGTATCTGCTGGTCAATCCACGTCTGAGGGCGGGCTGA
- the leuA gene encoding 2-isopropylmalate synthase, protein MANRQQPSPMPIHKYGRYEQVDIPDRTWPDKRITVAPRWLSTDLRDGNQALIDPMSPERKRRMFDQLVKMGYKEIEVGFPASGQTDFDFVRSIIEEEGAIPDDVTISVLTQAREDLIERTVESLKGAKRATVHLYNATAPVFRRVVFRGSKDDIKQIAVDGTRLVVEYAEKLLGPETEFGYQYSPEIFTDTELDFALEVCEAVMDVWQPGPDREIILNLPATVERSTPSTHADRFEWMHRNLSRREYVCLSVHPHNDRGTAVAAAELALMAGADRVEGCLFGQGERTGNVDLVTLGMNLFSQGVDPQIDFSDIDEIRRVWEYCNQMEVHPRHPYVGDLVYTSFSGSHQDAIKKGFDAMEADAKAKGVTVDDLEWAVPYLPIDPKDVGRSYEAVIRVNSQSGKGGISYVLKNDHKLDLPRRMQIEFSKIIQAKTDAEGGEITPKEIWAVFQDEYLPNPDNPWGRIQVRTGQSTTDTDGVDTLTVEATVDGEDTVLTGSGNGPISAFFDALQSIGIDVRLLDYQEHTMSEGASAQAASYIECAIDGKVLWGIGIDANTTRASLKAVVSAVNRAAR, encoded by the coding sequence ATGGCCAACCGCCAGCAGCCCAGCCCCATGCCGATCCACAAGTACGGCCGCTACGAGCAGGTGGACATCCCGGACCGCACCTGGCCGGACAAGCGGATCACCGTAGCCCCGCGCTGGCTCTCCACCGACCTGCGCGACGGCAACCAGGCCCTGATCGACCCGATGTCGCCCGAGCGCAAGCGCCGGATGTTCGACCAGCTGGTCAAGATGGGCTACAAGGAGATCGAGGTCGGCTTCCCGGCCTCCGGCCAGACCGACTTCGACTTCGTGCGCTCGATCATCGAGGAAGAGGGCGCGATCCCGGACGACGTCACGATCTCCGTGCTGACCCAGGCCCGCGAGGACCTGATCGAGCGGACCGTGGAGTCGCTGAAGGGCGCCAAGCGCGCCACCGTGCATCTCTACAACGCCACCGCGCCCGTCTTCCGCCGGGTCGTCTTCCGCGGCTCCAAGGACGACATCAAGCAGATCGCCGTCGACGGCACCCGCCTGGTGGTGGAGTACGCCGAGAAACTGCTGGGCCCCGAGACCGAGTTCGGCTACCAGTACTCGCCGGAGATCTTCACCGACACCGAGCTGGACTTCGCCCTGGAGGTCTGCGAGGCGGTCATGGACGTCTGGCAGCCCGGCCCGGACCGCGAGATCATCCTCAACCTGCCCGCCACCGTGGAGCGTTCCACCCCGTCCACGCACGCGGACCGGTTCGAGTGGATGCACCGCAACCTGTCCCGCCGCGAGTACGTCTGCCTGTCCGTCCACCCGCACAACGACCGCGGCACGGCCGTGGCGGCGGCCGAGCTGGCCCTGATGGCCGGCGCCGACCGCGTCGAGGGCTGCCTGTTCGGCCAGGGCGAGCGCACCGGCAACGTCGACCTGGTCACCCTGGGCATGAACCTGTTCTCGCAGGGCGTCGACCCGCAGATCGACTTCTCCGACATCGACGAGATCCGCCGCGTGTGGGAGTACTGCAACCAGATGGAGGTCCACCCGCGCCACCCGTACGTGGGCGACCTGGTCTACACGTCCTTCTCCGGCTCCCACCAGGACGCCATCAAGAAGGGCTTCGACGCCATGGAGGCCGACGCCAAGGCCAAGGGCGTCACCGTCGACGACCTCGAGTGGGCCGTGCCGTACCTGCCCATCGACCCCAAGGACGTCGGCCGCTCCTACGAGGCCGTCATCCGCGTCAACTCGCAGTCCGGCAAGGGCGGTATCTCCTACGTCCTGAAGAACGACCACAAGCTGGACCTGCCGCGCCGGATGCAGATCGAGTTCTCGAAGATCATCCAGGCGAAGACGGACGCCGAGGGCGGCGAGATCACGCCGAAGGAGATCTGGGCGGTCTTCCAGGACGAGTACCTGCCGAACCCGGACAACCCGTGGGGCCGCATCCAGGTCAGGACGGGCCAGTCGACCACCGACACCGACGGCGTGGACACGCTGACCGTCGAGGCGACCGTCGACGGCGAGGACACCGTCCTGACCGGCTCCGGCAACGGTCCGATCTCGGCCTTCTTCGACGCCCTGCAGTCCATCGGCATCGACGTACGCCTGCTGGACTACCAGGAGCACACGATGAGCGAGGGCGCCTCCGCGCAGGCCGCCTCCTACATCGAGTGCGCCATCGACGGCAAGGTCCTGTGGGGCATCGGCATCGACGCGAACACGACGCGTGCGTCGCTGAAGGCGGTCGTCTCCGCCGTCAACCGCGCGGCGCGCTAG
- a CDS encoding protealysin inhibitor emfourin, with amino-acid sequence MRIRVRRTGGFAGIERQAELDTAGRPDAQQWHTLAERVLASGQPTRPTGVPDGFHYEITVDDHTVHAADPRLTDDERELVSRVLKEGA; translated from the coding sequence ATGCGTATCCGAGTACGGCGCACGGGCGGCTTCGCGGGCATCGAGCGCCAGGCCGAGCTGGACACCGCGGGCCGCCCCGACGCCCAGCAGTGGCACACCCTGGCCGAACGCGTCCTCGCGTCCGGCCAGCCCACCCGCCCCACCGGCGTCCCCGACGGCTTCCACTACGAGATCACCGTGGACGACCACACGGTCCACGCCGCCGATCCCCGTCTCACGGACGACGAACGGGAGCTGGTGTCGCGGGTGTTGAAGGAGGGGGCGTAA
- a CDS encoding TerB family tellurite resistance protein codes for MLPVRGRDGRAARAARILRIRTAWTPVGDGEFYCPGCGGDRNYQRLTGRRRLTLLGVPLLPRGTAGPVVECAACGHHYGTDVLDHPTTRRFSAMLRDAVHTVALAVLAAGGTSSRTALETAAGTVRAAGFDGCTEEQLAALVEALAADTGRVLGAECGTSLTIELHEALDPLAPHLAPAGRESLLLQGARIALADGPYTPAERDALTTVGAALTICADDVTRLLAAARTPS; via the coding sequence GTGCTGCCAGTACGGGGACGAGACGGCCGTGCCGCCAGGGCTGCGCGCATCCTGCGCATCCGCACCGCGTGGACACCCGTCGGGGACGGCGAGTTCTACTGCCCCGGCTGCGGCGGCGACCGCAACTACCAGCGGCTCACCGGACGCCGCAGGCTCACCCTGCTGGGCGTGCCCCTGCTGCCGCGCGGCACCGCCGGACCGGTCGTGGAGTGCGCCGCCTGCGGGCACCACTACGGCACCGACGTCCTCGACCACCCCACCACGCGCCGCTTCTCCGCGATGCTCCGCGACGCCGTGCACACCGTCGCCCTCGCCGTGCTCGCGGCGGGCGGCACCTCCTCCCGTACGGCCCTGGAGACGGCCGCCGGCACCGTGCGCGCCGCCGGTTTCGACGGCTGCACCGAGGAACAGCTGGCCGCGCTCGTCGAGGCCCTCGCCGCCGACACCGGCCGGGTACTCGGCGCGGAGTGCGGCACCAGCCTGACGATAGAGCTGCACGAGGCCCTGGACCCGCTCGCCCCGCACCTCGCCCCGGCCGGCCGCGAGTCCCTGCTCCTCCAGGGCGCCCGCATCGCCCTCGCCGACGGACCGTACACACCGGCGGAACGGGACGCCCTCACCACGGTCGGGGCGGCGCTGACCATCTGCGCCGACGACGTGACACGGCTGCTGGCAGCGGCGCGCACGCCCTCCTGA
- a CDS encoding dihydrodipicolinate synthase family protein, whose translation MPFPAPLTGVVPPVCTPLTPDREVDVPSLLRLVGHLVEGGVHGLFLLGSTSEAAFLTDRQRRQVVEAVVAHVGGQLPVLAGAIDMTTPRVLEHVAAVTAAGAEAVVVTAPFYARTHRSEIIHHYRRIAAASDVPVIAYDIPVAVHTKLPAEVVLGLAADRVLAGIKDSSGDLGAFREIVTGARAHPGFSALTGSELVVDSALTLGADGAVPGLANVDPHGYVRLYRLCRAGDFEGARAEQERLCALFGMVAVGDPARMGGSSSALGAFKAALHLRGVIDCAVTAEPQVPLSGDEVERVGKFLAAAGLL comes from the coding sequence ATGCCCTTCCCCGCCCCGCTGACCGGTGTCGTCCCGCCCGTCTGCACGCCCCTGACGCCGGACCGCGAGGTGGACGTGCCCTCGCTGCTCAGGCTGGTCGGCCATCTGGTGGAGGGCGGGGTGCACGGGCTGTTCCTGCTCGGGTCGACGTCCGAGGCCGCGTTCCTCACGGACCGGCAGCGCCGGCAGGTGGTGGAGGCGGTGGTGGCCCATGTCGGCGGTCAGCTGCCGGTCCTCGCCGGCGCCATCGACATGACGACACCGCGGGTGCTGGAGCACGTCGCGGCGGTGACGGCGGCCGGAGCGGAGGCGGTGGTCGTCACGGCCCCGTTCTACGCCCGCACCCACCGCTCCGAGATCATCCACCACTACCGCCGGATCGCCGCCGCGTCCGACGTGCCGGTCATCGCGTACGACATCCCCGTCGCCGTGCACACCAAGCTGCCCGCCGAGGTGGTGCTGGGCCTGGCCGCCGACCGGGTGCTGGCCGGGATCAAGGACTCCAGCGGCGACCTGGGCGCCTTCCGCGAGATCGTCACCGGCGCCCGCGCGCACCCCGGGTTCAGCGCGCTCACCGGCTCGGAGCTGGTCGTGGACTCGGCGCTGACGCTGGGCGCCGACGGGGCGGTGCCGGGCCTGGCCAACGTCGACCCGCACGGGTACGTGCGGCTGTACCGGCTGTGCCGCGCCGGCGACTTCGAGGGCGCGCGGGCCGAGCAGGAGCGGCTGTGCGCGCTGTTCGGGATGGTCGCGGTCGGGGATCCGGCCCGGATGGGCGGCAGCTCGTCGGCGCTGGGCGCGTTCAAGGCGGCGCTGCACCTGCGGGGGGTCATCGACTGCGCGGTCACGGCGGAGCCGCAGGTGCCGCTGTCCGGGGACGAGGTGGAGCGGGTGGGGAAGTTCCTGGCGGCGGCGGGGCTCCTCTAG